In Rheinheimera sp. MM224, one DNA window encodes the following:
- a CDS encoding TonB-dependent receptor → MWLRPELCLLLLLCCCKSLSVWAAEAQQKQLYSMPSQPLSVALLQFARKANQPLLYDPALLEGRQAPALYGEFEASEALNQLLAQQPLEAIPRQKGWLIKAKAVVEKPAMAAAIPASKTQKPPAAMEVIAVRASVVAEQNAVTKALLPQAKTLKREAMIAQDSLVADDITDFPALNLANSLLRLPGITINREWGEGRQISLRGLGPDFTRVQVNGMEALGTSSSPMDARGAVSRTRAFDFNIFASELFNQIDVKKSFSADQEEGGIAGTVNLHTAKPFDYDGPKSSMSAQLGTNSNSSDPRFSAVFSELWSDIGALVSVTHSVRSTNEYGSNTTRWRRETGKQAADSSNTELQNLLDSGELWFPRGQRFSVWENEQNRLGITTALQYKPNQDFSLVLDWMHGKLENQLAEHHMAVKDNNLVNSLIWRESAKGDKKVVYASYKNASWRNESREDYNESVFDQISLAADWTATADLQISAMLGHSSSDYSQPLLQKLNIEAKKKASIITDFTQDAFYGRSSSADFDVTTLQGYTVKDLFFQSNFIYSSFDNAKLDFDYQLSDSQALLFGVHHKKFSNSGFEQEASGFPYSITTPKNQGVVSLNPDQVQIYHGHPAQSWLEGNIAAVQDFYGLTDFALTDANTISSSVYDLAEQTNALYLLYHHDLDLAGSPLRSRLGLRFFDTQMSSQGVSYMQPASIKRSYSGYVPSLDLAYELTEDLIWRTGLSKNITRPSLGAMAFSVNVSQTSLGETDIGQISAGNPELQPFESDNLDMALEWYFENAGLASVAVFYKDIKRFILTKTELRRYSELGLPAELLPDGKTVNDIFNLSSPQNSGSSNVQGFELALQRDLDFLPAPFQHTGIIANYTWADGDTFYPNVENSGQSQRKALPGLSKQSYNLTLYYETKVWGARLATAYRSKYITAVESGSIDDDERGYHASTNLDFSAYYRLNAHIKLNLEALNLTNQRDELYSDSSDRAYNSTYSGRTYMLGVTAEF, encoded by the coding sequence GTGTGGTTACGACCTGAACTCTGTTTGTTATTACTTTTGTGCTGTTGCAAAAGCCTGTCTGTATGGGCTGCTGAAGCACAACAAAAGCAGTTGTATTCCATGCCATCTCAGCCTTTATCTGTTGCCTTGCTGCAATTTGCCCGTAAGGCAAATCAGCCGTTATTGTACGACCCGGCTTTGCTTGAAGGGCGACAAGCGCCTGCTCTTTATGGTGAATTCGAAGCTTCTGAAGCACTGAACCAGCTGCTAGCACAGCAGCCTTTAGAAGCTATTCCGCGGCAAAAAGGCTGGTTGATTAAAGCCAAAGCCGTAGTAGAAAAACCAGCTATGGCTGCTGCTATTCCCGCTAGTAAAACCCAAAAACCACCTGCTGCTATGGAAGTGATAGCTGTACGTGCCAGTGTAGTTGCAGAGCAGAATGCTGTGACCAAAGCACTGTTGCCTCAGGCTAAAACGCTCAAGCGCGAAGCCATGATTGCGCAGGACTCGCTGGTCGCCGACGACATTACCGACTTTCCAGCGTTGAATTTAGCCAACTCCTTACTGCGCTTGCCTGGCATTACTATTAACAGAGAGTGGGGCGAAGGCCGGCAGATTTCATTGCGGGGCTTGGGCCCTGATTTCACTCGTGTTCAGGTGAATGGTATGGAAGCTTTAGGCACGTCTTCTTCGCCAATGGATGCGCGTGGCGCTGTGTCCAGGACCCGGGCTTTTGACTTTAATATTTTTGCCTCTGAGCTGTTTAATCAAATTGATGTTAAAAAGTCCTTTTCTGCCGATCAGGAAGAAGGCGGTATAGCGGGCACTGTCAATTTACATACCGCCAAGCCTTTTGATTACGATGGGCCAAAAAGCAGTATGTCGGCTCAGTTGGGCACGAACAGCAACAGCTCCGATCCCCGCTTCTCCGCTGTGTTCTCTGAGCTCTGGTCAGATATTGGCGCTCTGGTTTCTGTGACTCACAGTGTTCGCTCTACCAATGAATATGGCAGTAATACCACGCGCTGGCGGCGCGAAACCGGAAAACAAGCGGCCGATAGCAGTAATACTGAACTGCAAAACCTGCTGGATTCAGGCGAGTTGTGGTTTCCACGTGGTCAGCGATTTTCTGTCTGGGAAAACGAACAAAACCGCTTAGGTATCACAACAGCGCTGCAATACAAACCCAACCAAGACTTCAGTCTGGTGCTGGACTGGATGCACGGTAAACTGGAAAACCAGCTGGCTGAACATCATATGGCGGTGAAAGATAATAACCTGGTGAACTCTCTAATCTGGCGTGAAAGTGCTAAAGGTGACAAAAAAGTAGTCTATGCCAGCTACAAAAATGCCAGCTGGCGCAATGAAAGCCGGGAAGATTATAACGAGTCGGTGTTTGATCAAATCAGTCTGGCTGCAGACTGGACAGCCACTGCCGATCTGCAGATCAGCGCTATGTTGGGCCACAGTTCATCCGACTACAGCCAGCCGCTGTTGCAGAAACTCAATATTGAAGCGAAGAAAAAAGCCAGCATCATCACAGACTTCACTCAGGACGCTTTTTATGGCCGCAGCTCTTCGGCTGATTTTGACGTCACCACACTGCAAGGTTATACAGTCAAAGATCTGTTTTTCCAGTCGAACTTTATCTATTCCAGCTTTGATAATGCCAAGCTGGATTTTGATTACCAGCTTAGCGACAGTCAGGCACTGCTGTTTGGTGTTCACCATAAAAAGTTTAGTAATTCAGGTTTTGAGCAAGAGGCCAGCGGTTTTCCTTACAGCATTACTACACCAAAGAACCAGGGTGTGGTTAGCCTGAACCCAGATCAGGTGCAGATTTATCATGGCCATCCGGCTCAAAGCTGGCTGGAAGGCAATATAGCTGCAGTGCAGGATTTTTATGGCCTGACAGATTTCGCTTTAACAGATGCCAATACCATCTCAAGCTCGGTGTACGATTTAGCTGAGCAAACCAACGCACTTTACCTGTTGTATCACCATGACCTCGATCTTGCAGGTTCACCTTTACGCTCGCGATTGGGCCTGCGTTTTTTCGACACTCAAATGAGTTCGCAAGGTGTGTCTTACATGCAACCTGCCAGCATCAAACGCAGCTATTCAGGCTATGTGCCAAGCCTGGATCTGGCGTATGAACTCACAGAGGATCTGATTTGGCGCACAGGCCTGAGTAAAAATATCACCCGCCCTTCATTAGGCGCTATGGCGTTTTCGGTTAATGTCAGCCAAACCTCGCTGGGCGAAACCGATATAGGCCAAATCTCAGCAGGCAATCCAGAGCTGCAACCTTTTGAATCGGATAACCTTGATATGGCTCTGGAGTGGTATTTTGAGAATGCAGGTCTGGCTTCAGTGGCTGTGTTTTATAAAGATATAAAGCGCTTTATTCTGACTAAAACAGAGCTGCGACGTTACAGCGAACTGGGGCTACCTGCCGAATTACTGCCCGATGGCAAAACGGTGAACGATATCTTTAATCTGTCGTCACCACAAAACTCAGGCTCGTCCAACGTTCAGGGTTTTGAACTGGCGCTACAGCGTGATCTGGATTTCCTGCCAGCGCCTTTTCAGCATACAGGCATCATCGCCAACTACACCTGGGCTGATGGCGATACCTTTTATCCGAATGTGGAAAATTCAGGTCAGAGCCAGCGCAAAGCTTTACCTGGCTTATCAAAACAAAGTTATAACCTGACGCTTTATTACGAAACCAAAGTTTGGGGCGCGCGTTTAGCGACAGCCTACAGAAGCAAGTACATCACAGCAGTTGAAA